A window from Chitinophagales bacterium encodes these proteins:
- a CDS encoding PspC domain-containing protein: protein MQRIIQITIGGRVIPIEELAYARLNDYITLLERQFSGEPGRDEIILDIESRIAELFAIRLENGAQSIDTSDVQKVIATLGNPSDFNENSGAGSQQANYQYTSQYEPSTRRLYRNPKDKMLGGVCSGIANYFDIDTVLVRLVFAILFLTMGVGLLAYILAWIIIPVARTPQEMYYMKGAPPMDFQTMKKNMGDELQDLKKKGEEMSQELKDFFRNKK from the coding sequence ATGCAAAGGATCATACAAATAACCATTGGCGGACGCGTTATCCCGATAGAGGAATTGGCTTATGCCCGTCTGAACGATTACATTACCTTGTTAGAAAGGCAATTTTCCGGAGAGCCGGGTAGAGATGAGATAATACTGGATATAGAAAGCCGTATTGCCGAGCTGTTTGCAATAAGACTGGAAAACGGGGCACAATCTATCGACACATCTGATGTACAGAAAGTGATAGCTACTCTTGGTAATCCCAGCGACTTTAATGAAAACAGTGGTGCCGGAAGTCAGCAAGCAAATTATCAGTACACATCACAATACGAACCTAGCACTAGACGCCTGTACAGAAACCCCAAAGATAAGATGCTTGGAGGTGTATGTAGCGGTATAGCCAACTATTTTGATATAGATACTGTACTGGTAAGGCTTGTATTTGCGATATTGTTCCTGACTATGGGAGTAGGACTACTGGCTTACATTTTAGCATGGATCATTATTCCTGTGGCACGTACGCCACAGGAAATGTACTATATGAAAGGAGCTCCACCCATGGATTTTCAGACTATGAAAAAAAATATGGGGGATGAATTACAGGACTTGAAAAAGAAAGGGGAAGAGATGAGCCAGGAACTGAAAGATTTTTTCAGGAATAAAAAGTAA
- a CDS encoding response regulator transcription factor, which yields MQPSIIIADDHSMIRKGMKLLLQASLGYTDVRETTTCNALMMELMKRDCSHLILDIIFSDGTALEVIGNIRRLYPSLNVMVFSMQLAEVYAEAFRQYDVHYFMSKSSSEEMTIMMLKKFLHNEAPPVIEMNAINQKNPFSSLSPRELEVIHYLLNGHQTKAIAKTLNLGMSTVSTLKKRIFEKTETENLKQLMELASLYDINF from the coding sequence ATGCAACCATCCATAATTATTGCCGATGATCACTCAATGATCCGGAAGGGTATGAAACTGTTGCTCCAGGCCAGTTTAGGTTATACAGATGTCAGGGAGACAACAACCTGCAATGCGCTGATGATGGAACTGATGAAGAGAGATTGCAGTCACCTGATACTGGATATTATTTTTTCTGACGGAACAGCTCTCGAGGTGATAGGCAACATCAGGCGCCTGTATCCTTCGCTCAATGTCATGGTCTTTAGTATGCAGTTGGCAGAGGTTTACGCTGAAGCTTTCAGGCAATATGATGTACATTATTTTATGTCTAAGTCATCAAGCGAAGAGATGACGATCATGATGTTGAAGAAGTTCTTGCATAATGAAGCTCCTCCGGTGATCGAAATGAATGCGATCAATCAAAAGAACCCTTTTTCATCTTTATCACCAAGAGAACTGGAAGTGATACACTACCTGCTGAACGGGCATCAAACTAAAGCCATTGCCAAAACACTCAACCTGGGTATGAGCACTGTCTCTACCCTGAAAAAAAGGATATTTGAAAAAACAGAAACAGAGAACCTGAAACAGCTAATGGAGTTGGCATCTCTATACGACATAAACTTCTGA
- a CDS encoding RtcB family protein, giving the protein MKPLTLKGKELLAMGYPESEAIAFAITFAAERYNEEEKEVALTQLAKVLSNPESFIEDEALGALAGKLIVKDDNIVLQEQLEYAVYGAEHIEDGAHRQMELATRLPISIAGALMPDAHQGYGLPIGGVLATNNAIIPYGVGVDIGCRMCLSIYDIPEQHFKDNIMQYKRDLIAHTKFGAGAGFHGQYKSEHAVLDDAAFNMNTLVKSLKDKAYSQLGTSGGGNHFAEYGIIEILSEDNGYNLPMGKYLALLTHSGSRGLGATIANHYTKLAKSLSKLPKEVQNLAYFDLDSHEGQEYWKAMNLAGKYASACHEVIHDKLALATGGQVLARVENHHNFAWKEQWNGQDVIVHRKGATPAGKGVMGIIPGSMTEPGYLVRGRGQASSINSASHGAGRQMSRTQANKTFNRQSLKTLLREKDVMLIGGGLDEAPGAYKDINTVMAAQTDLVDVLARFLPKMVRMADDGSRED; this is encoded by the coding sequence ATGAAACCATTAACACTGAAGGGAAAAGAATTACTGGCAATGGGGTATCCTGAATCGGAAGCTATAGCTTTTGCTATCACCTTTGCTGCTGAAAGATATAATGAGGAAGAAAAGGAAGTTGCGTTAACGCAACTGGCCAAAGTGTTGAGCAATCCCGAATCTTTTATTGAAGATGAGGCACTGGGAGCATTAGCAGGTAAACTGATAGTGAAAGACGACAACATTGTGCTGCAGGAACAGTTGGAATACGCTGTATATGGTGCAGAACATATTGAAGATGGAGCGCACAGGCAAATGGAACTGGCCACAAGGCTACCCATCAGCATAGCGGGTGCTTTAATGCCTGATGCGCACCAGGGTTACGGATTGCCGATAGGTGGCGTGCTGGCTACAAACAATGCCATCATACCATATGGCGTAGGTGTGGATATAGGCTGCAGAATGTGCCTGAGTATATATGATATACCGGAGCAACATTTCAAAGACAATATCATGCAATATAAAAGGGACCTGATAGCTCATACAAAATTTGGTGCCGGAGCAGGTTTCCATGGACAATATAAAAGTGAGCATGCTGTGTTGGATGATGCTGCATTCAATATGAATACCCTGGTGAAGAGTCTGAAAGACAAGGCATACTCTCAACTAGGTACATCAGGTGGTGGCAATCACTTTGCAGAGTATGGCATCATAGAGATATTGTCAGAAGATAATGGCTATAATCTGCCAATGGGAAAGTATTTGGCGCTACTGACACATTCCGGTTCCAGGGGTTTGGGGGCAACAATCGCTAACCACTATACCAAACTGGCAAAAAGCCTGAGCAAACTACCTAAAGAGGTACAGAATCTGGCCTATTTTGATCTTGACAGCCATGAAGGACAGGAGTACTGGAAGGCTATGAACCTGGCCGGGAAATATGCCAGTGCTTGTCACGAAGTGATACACGACAAACTAGCATTGGCAACCGGTGGACAGGTACTGGCAAGGGTGGAGAATCACCACAACTTTGCCTGGAAAGAGCAGTGGAATGGGCAGGATGTGATCGTACATAGAAAAGGTGCTACTCCTGCGGGTAAGGGTGTCATGGGTATCATACCGGGATCGATGACGGAACCTGGATACCTGGTGAGGGGACGTGGACAAGCCTCTTCTATCAACTCAGCATCACATGGCGCAGGGCGGCAGATGAGCCGTACACAAGCTAACAAAACATTCAACAGGCAATCGTTGAAAACATTGCTGAGAGAAAAGGATGTGATGCTGATAGGAGGTGGACTGGATGAGGCACCTGGTGCCTATAAAGACATCAATACCGTAATGGCCGCTCAAACCGACCTTGTAGATGTACTGGCAAGGTTCCTGCCTAAAATGGTAAGGATGGCAGACGATGGAAGCCGGGAAGACTAA
- a CDS encoding HAMP domain-containing histidine kinase: MQTIKSELLTGNWLFVFLIVPIISILLYLVARLAIKNIITKQKILKMLVERKTRETKQQNIELEKNNLIKTRLISIISHDLISPLKFIHMTSKNLYENKDTLSEDLYNEMLLEISHSSKELELLSTNILNWIKYQNENRRLKKEEFDLHDMVNQIFSIFHGLARQKNIRFVNNINKGLILHQYIEPLRIVLYNIILNALNFTEKGNITISGGNSAKGILIRVRDEGVGMTTEQISNIMSEHFIVSSANLNNRKGNGLGYLIIKDLLKLVDAKFLIKSKKGKGTIVSILLPE; the protein is encoded by the coding sequence ATGCAGACTATTAAATCGGAGTTATTAACCGGCAACTGGCTATTTGTATTCCTTATTGTTCCGATCATATCTATTCTTTTGTATTTGGTGGCCAGGCTGGCAATAAAGAATATTATCACCAAACAAAAGATACTGAAGATGCTGGTAGAGCGCAAAACGCGCGAGACTAAACAGCAGAATATTGAACTGGAAAAGAACAACCTTATAAAGACAAGGCTTATCTCAATCATCAGTCACGACCTGATCAGCCCGCTCAAGTTCATACATATGACCAGCAAGAACCTGTATGAGAATAAAGATACATTGTCTGAAGATCTTTATAATGAAATGCTGCTGGAGATATCCCATTCGTCAAAAGAACTGGAACTGCTATCTACTAATATTCTGAACTGGATAAAATATCAGAATGAGAACCGCAGGTTGAAAAAGGAAGAGTTTGACCTGCATGATATGGTAAACCAGATATTCAGCATTTTTCATGGCCTGGCACGCCAGAAGAATATCAGGTTTGTGAACAACATCAATAAGGGATTGATATTACACCAGTATATTGAACCATTGCGTATAGTGTTATACAACATCATTCTCAATGCACTTAATTTTACAGAGAAGGGGAACATTACCATTAGTGGGGGCAACAGCGCTAAGGGAATCCTTATCCGTGTGCGCGATGAGGGGGTTGGTATGACTACTGAACAGATAAGCAACATCATGTCTGAGCATTTTATCGTATCGTCTGCCAACCTTAACAACCGTAAGGGAAATGGTTTGGGTTATCTTATTATTAAAGACCTTTTGAAGCTGGTAGATGCCAAGTTCCTGATAAAAAGCAAGAAAGGTAAGGGTACGATAGTGAGTATCCTTTTGCCGGAATAA
- a CDS encoding FAD-binding protein, translating into MKFRKLTAEDVSHFRSVSGEENVFDDIETLTIAASDQTEDLVFMPELVISPVSPVEISSVLSYCNEHKIAVTTRGAGTGLSGGALPAYGGVVLDMRRMNRILHLDTQNFQVTVEPGCITQVLQEYVQEHGLFYPPDPASKGSCFIGGNVAENSGGPKAVKYGVVKDYVLNLEVVLPNGEIIWTGANVLKNATGYNLTQLLVGSEGTLGVITKIVLRLIPAVQYDLLLLVPFRSAAEACTAVNKIMLTGITPSALEFMERDALQWAIQYTENTIMTLPDDIQAHLLIEVDGNDMDVLYKQAEQISATLESFDTGEILFAESHEQKQMLWALRRKVGEAVKSNSIYKEEDTVVPRAALPLLLSTVKSIGIEYGFTSVCYGHAGDGNLHVNIVKGDMTDEDWNKKLPIAIEKIFAETVKLGGTISGEHGIGLVQKNYMNIAFGNAQILLMQAIKDVFDPNGILNPGKIFP; encoded by the coding sequence ATGAAATTCAGGAAACTTACTGCTGAAGATGTAAGCCATTTCAGGTCGGTATCAGGAGAGGAGAACGTGTTCGATGACATAGAAACCCTTACAATAGCTGCGTCGGACCAGACAGAAGACCTTGTGTTTATGCCTGAATTGGTTATCAGTCCTGTAAGTCCGGTAGAGATAAGCAGCGTATTGTCTTATTGCAACGAGCATAAAATAGCAGTGACTACCCGTGGTGCGGGAACAGGGCTGAGCGGTGGAGCACTGCCTGCATATGGCGGAGTAGTGTTGGATATGCGCAGAATGAACAGGATACTGCACCTGGATACCCAAAATTTCCAGGTAACAGTAGAGCCGGGGTGCATTACACAGGTATTGCAGGAGTATGTACAAGAACATGGATTATTCTACCCTCCGGATCCTGCCAGCAAAGGTTCTTGTTTCATTGGTGGTAATGTGGCAGAAAATTCAGGTGGCCCCAAAGCTGTGAAATACGGTGTGGTAAAAGATTATGTACTGAACCTGGAAGTCGTTTTGCCCAATGGTGAAATAATATGGACAGGTGCCAACGTTCTGAAAAATGCTACAGGCTACAATCTAACACAGTTGCTGGTGGGGAGCGAAGGTACGCTTGGGGTTATTACGAAAATTGTACTCAGGCTGATACCCGCAGTACAATACGACTTATTACTGTTGGTGCCTTTTCGTTCTGCGGCTGAAGCTTGTACGGCTGTGAATAAAATAATGCTTACAGGTATTACGCCATCGGCGCTTGAATTTATGGAGCGAGACGCTTTGCAATGGGCAATACAATATACAGAGAATACTATCATGACCTTACCCGACGATATACAGGCGCACCTGTTGATAGAAGTAGATGGTAATGATATGGATGTATTATATAAACAGGCCGAACAGATAAGTGCTACACTGGAAAGCTTTGATACTGGTGAGATATTATTTGCAGAAAGTCACGAACAGAAACAAATGCTCTGGGCATTACGTCGTAAGGTGGGGGAAGCTGTGAAATCCAATTCTATCTACAAGGAAGAAGATACCGTAGTGCCAAGGGCAGCATTACCATTGTTATTGTCAACGGTTAAGTCGATAGGAATAGAGTATGGTTTTACGTCTGTTTGTTATGGCCATGCCGGTGATGGTAACCTACACGTGAATATTGTAAAGGGAGATATGACTGATGAGGACTGGAATAAGAAGTTACCAATAGCAATAGAAAAAATATTTGCCGAAACAGTGAAACTCGGAGGTACGATATCAGGTGAACATGGTATTGGCCTTGTGCAAAAGAACTATATGAATATCGCTTTTGGTAATGCTCAGATACTACTCATGCAGGCGATAAAGGATGTTTTTGACCCCAATGGTATATTAAATCCCGGCAAGATATTCCCGTAG
- a CDS encoding PadR family transcriptional regulator, protein MNIENTESQMKKGLLELCILGIIRKEKEAYPSDILEQLKSSKLVVLEGTLYPLLTRLKNAELLSYRWEESPSGPPRKYYALTDTGETAYEQLKTAWTELSTSVNHLTTTI, encoded by the coding sequence ATGAACATAGAAAATACAGAATCGCAGATGAAGAAGGGCTTGCTGGAGCTGTGTATACTAGGTATTATCAGGAAGGAGAAAGAAGCTTACCCGAGTGATATACTGGAGCAGTTGAAGAGCAGCAAGTTGGTAGTATTGGAGGGAACTTTGTACCCATTGCTGACGAGATTGAAGAACGCGGAACTGTTGAGTTACCGTTGGGAGGAATCGCCTTCGGGACCACCAAGAAAATATTACGCGCTAACGGATACAGGAGAGACAGCTTATGAACAACTAAAAACCGCATGGACGGAACTCAGTACATCAGTTAATCATTTAACCACCACTATATAA
- a CDS encoding TonB family protein: MSTVQQEQTIDVRAAAWTVGAHILLLLLFFFITYKVPEMESPGDMGIEVNLGTAADGYGTEQPMAPEEPAPDNEASATVAAASQADLPAEMVESNDPESPEVNTVKTNKTADTKGKPNTTRAKKNDRPANNNTTPAPKARYVYGGATGTGGNGATTDAKGGSEGNTTGNSDRGVPGGTPGATNYEGTPGGGSGISHDISGRNIVAFPPRDAEFKEGGQVTVRITVNRQGIITDRRIVSSSNSQLREIALKKISSIRFNKSDTAPEEQFGNITFVFKTRS, translated from the coding sequence ATGAGTACCGTACAACAGGAACAAACAATAGATGTAAGAGCCGCTGCATGGACGGTAGGTGCGCATATACTGTTATTGCTCCTCTTCTTTTTTATAACTTATAAGGTGCCCGAAATGGAGAGCCCGGGTGATATGGGCATTGAAGTGAACCTGGGTACGGCTGCAGATGGCTATGGAACGGAGCAGCCTATGGCTCCTGAAGAGCCGGCACCTGATAATGAGGCCAGTGCTACAGTAGCCGCGGCATCACAGGCTGATCTGCCGGCAGAAATGGTGGAAAGTAATGATCCTGAATCTCCCGAAGTAAATACTGTAAAGACAAACAAGACTGCAGATACAAAAGGCAAACCCAATACAACCAGGGCAAAGAAAAACGATCGCCCGGCCAACAATAATACAACTCCTGCCCCCAAAGCACGCTATGTATATGGAGGCGCGACAGGCACAGGTGGCAATGGTGCAACGACCGATGCCAAAGGTGGCAGCGAAGGCAATACGACAGGCAACAGCGATCGAGGTGTACCTGGTGGTACGCCCGGTGCTACTAACTATGAAGGCACTCCCGGCGGAGGTAGTGGCATTAGCCACGACATAAGTGGGCGTAATATAGTAGCCTTCCCTCCACGTGATGCTGAATTTAAGGAAGGGGGACAGGTGACAGTGCGTATTACAGTCAACAGGCAAGGAATTATTACTGACAGGCGCATAGTATCGTCGTCCAACTCGCAACTCAGGGAAATAGCATTAAAGAAGATAAGCAGCATCCGCTTCAATAAAAGTGATACAGCCCCTGAAGAACAGTTCGGGAATATTACCTTTGTATTCAAAACCCGTTCATAG
- a CDS encoding WYL domain-containing protein, which yields MPVNRNALIRYKTIDACLRNRRRKWTLDMLIDKVSEALYEYEGIDKGISRRTVQADIQMMRSDKLGYNAPIVIAEKKYYTYEDPEYSITNIPLSPQDLERMNEAVEVLKQFKGFSHFSSLNEVVQKLEDHVYTAAHHTRSVIEFEKNEQLKGLEYLDLIYNAVIERKAVEMEYRSFKAREANTFFFHVWWLKEFKNRWFAVGIRKEDGDIVNLALDRIVSVKIADKVKYLPNNRVAAADFYKDVIGVTVSRNQRPSTVLLEVTNQHAPYIETKPLHHSQQVLKRWKNSILVQIKVQLNFELEKEIMGFGDGIRVVAPKRLRKIIYKKYQTSLERYDKGWEEHERE from the coding sequence ATGCCTGTAAACAGGAACGCCCTAATACGTTATAAAACTATTGATGCTTGCCTGCGCAACCGAAGGCGTAAATGGACGCTTGATATGCTTATAGACAAAGTTTCTGAAGCATTATATGAATACGAAGGCATAGATAAAGGTATCAGCAGACGTACCGTACAAGCCGATATACAAATGATGCGTAGCGATAAGCTGGGTTATAATGCACCTATTGTAATAGCTGAAAAGAAGTATTATACCTATGAAGATCCTGAATACAGTATTACCAATATACCGCTCAGCCCGCAAGACCTGGAGCGTATGAATGAAGCTGTCGAAGTGTTAAAACAGTTCAAAGGATTTTCGCATTTCTCATCGCTGAATGAAGTAGTGCAAAAACTGGAAGACCATGTGTACACGGCTGCGCATCATACCCGTTCAGTTATTGAGTTTGAAAAAAATGAACAACTGAAAGGATTGGAATATCTTGACCTGATATATAATGCTGTCATTGAACGAAAGGCAGTAGAAATGGAATATCGCTCATTTAAAGCAAGGGAGGCGAATACATTCTTTTTTCACGTATGGTGGCTCAAGGAGTTTAAGAACCGGTGGTTTGCAGTAGGTATCAGAAAGGAGGACGGGGACATTGTGAACCTGGCATTGGACAGGATCGTAAGTGTTAAGATAGCTGACAAGGTAAAATATCTGCCTAATAATCGGGTCGCCGCGGCTGATTTTTATAAGGATGTCATCGGTGTTACAGTTTCCCGTAACCAGCGGCCCAGCACTGTGTTGCTGGAAGTAACCAACCAACACGCGCCATATATTGAAACAAAACCATTGCATCATTCTCAACAGGTACTTAAAAGGTGGAAGAACAGCATATTGGTACAAATTAAGGTACAGCTGAACTTTGAGCTAGAGAAAGAGATCATGGGTTTTGGTGATGGCATACGTGTGGTAGCCCCCAAAAGGCTAAGGAAGATCATTTATAAAAAATACCAAACCTCCCTTGAACGTTATGATAAGGGTTGGGAAGAACATGAACGGGAATAG
- a CDS encoding radical SAM protein: MSARQAIKHPAASPYLLYSDGEGNIYEDTSLYAIGRTGWDAIPLEQDDWIEMPDGGSLYELPDRRGIGIDVKTGEMRLCDKGWAVAAFVPPAHTSLYMAAYESLPEAQLLPLYCYTAAGWYDDKFYVTAVRIEDDIRQEHSGFDDEKVKEGVGKMMAAYPHNRLVKHIAENCALTYSCPAARNYFMGRWECPIPSSPACNANCVGCISFQPEDEEIFSPQDRLSFKPTAEEIVEYTVPHLESAPYPIVSFGQGCEGEPLLMWETIRDAIIEIRKHTQKGSININTNGSKPDAVEKLMQAGLNSIRVSTNSVRKEVYTPYYLPNNYQMEDIIESLRIVRKYGGWASINYFAFPGMTDSVAEYEALREVIKYTDLSMIQWRNFNIDPDWYLGKIGATDTGECLGIKQMMELIHEEFPNVKFGYFNPPAERMSDYDKNFAH; encoded by the coding sequence ATGAGTGCAAGGCAAGCAATAAAGCATCCTGCTGCAAGCCCTTACCTGTTGTACAGCGACGGAGAAGGCAATATTTACGAAGACACAAGCCTGTATGCCATTGGCCGTACAGGTTGGGATGCCATTCCACTGGAACAGGATGACTGGATAGAGATGCCCGATGGTGGCAGCCTTTATGAATTGCCTGATAGGCGAGGTATAGGTATAGATGTAAAAACGGGTGAGATGCGCCTTTGCGACAAAGGCTGGGCGGTAGCTGCTTTTGTACCACCTGCGCATACCAGCTTGTATATGGCGGCTTATGAAAGTTTGCCCGAGGCACAATTATTACCCTTGTATTGTTATACGGCCGCAGGATGGTACGACGATAAGTTTTATGTTACCGCAGTACGTATAGAAGATGATATTCGCCAGGAGCATAGCGGTTTTGATGATGAAAAGGTGAAAGAAGGGGTTGGTAAAATGATGGCCGCCTACCCGCACAACAGACTGGTGAAGCATATTGCAGAAAATTGCGCACTGACCTACAGCTGCCCGGCAGCACGCAACTATTTTATGGGGCGTTGGGAATGTCCGATACCTTCATCCCCCGCATGTAATGCTAACTGTGTAGGTTGTATCTCTTTCCAGCCCGAGGATGAGGAGATATTCTCACCGCAGGACAGGCTGTCGTTTAAACCTACTGCTGAAGAAATAGTTGAGTACACTGTTCCGCACCTTGAAAGTGCGCCATACCCTATAGTGAGCTTTGGTCAGGGGTGTGAAGGAGAACCGCTGCTGATGTGGGAAACTATAAGGGATGCGATCATTGAGATACGTAAGCACACACAGAAGGGTAGCATCAACATCAATACTAACGGCAGCAAACCTGATGCAGTAGAAAAGCTGATGCAAGCAGGGCTGAACAGCATCAGGGTAAGTACCAATTCGGTACGTAAAGAAGTATATACTCCTTATTACCTGCCTAACAACTACCAGATGGAAGATATAATAGAAAGCCTTAGGATAGTGCGTAAATATGGTGGCTGGGCATCTATCAACTATTTTGCATTCCCGGGTATGACAGATAGCGTCGCAGAATATGAGGCACTTCGTGAAGTGATAAAATACACCGACCTGAGTATGATACAGTGGCGCAATTTCAATATTGACCCTGATTGGTACCTTGGCAAAATAGGTGCTACAGATACAGGTGAGTGCCTGGGCATCAAACAGATGATGGAATTGATACACGAAGAGTTTCCTAATGTCAAATTCGGATATTTCAACCCTCCGGCAGAGCGAATGTCAGACTATGACAAAAACTTCGCACACTAA
- a CDS encoding dicarboxylate/amino acid:cation symporter — protein MNDLKKRRIPLHFQIIIGLALGVAWAFLSGYLGLKSFTLNWIAPFGDIFINLLKLIAVPLVLFSIIDGIAGLSDTKKLGRLGIKTLAMYLITTVTAVSLGLVLVNMIKPGNRISDELQTVNRLSYEMWAGDNNVKIKDGKHYLDNAEYTSYINEAKSKLSQEESNATIEEKMQTARSQKDKGPLQFLVEMVPSNIFLSFNNSLMLQVIFFAIFFGITLISLPRSKVAGMINFVEAGSMIFIKMVDIVMRGAPYFVFALMAGKLTQMANDNTDRIINLLGAITTYMVVVIAGLCIMAFILYPLLITRIVKKLNYRGFFKAMAPAQFLAFSSSSSAATLPVTMDCVQKNLGVKEEVSSFVLPIGATVNMDGTSLYQAVAVVFLAQLHGVDLNLTQQLTIVMTATLASIGTAAVPSAGLIMLIIVLQSVGLNPAWIALIFPVDRILDMCRTVVNVTGDATVATIVASTEGMMEYPPKEE, from the coding sequence ATGAACGATCTGAAAAAAAGAAGAATACCACTACATTTTCAAATAATTATAGGCCTTGCTTTAGGTGTAGCATGGGCATTTTTGTCAGGCTACCTGGGGTTAAAGAGCTTCACGCTAAACTGGATAGCTCCTTTCGGTGATATCTTCATCAACCTGTTGAAGTTGATTGCAGTGCCACTGGTGTTGTTCTCTATCATAGATGGTATAGCCGGATTATCTGATACAAAAAAACTGGGCAGACTGGGCATAAAAACACTTGCAATGTACCTCATAACGACTGTTACTGCTGTAAGCCTAGGACTCGTTCTGGTCAATATGATAAAGCCGGGAAACAGAATAAGTGATGAATTGCAGACCGTCAACCGTTTGTCTTACGAAATGTGGGCCGGCGATAATAACGTAAAAATAAAAGATGGTAAACATTACCTGGACAACGCAGAATACACTTCATATATCAACGAAGCAAAAAGCAAATTATCGCAAGAAGAAAGCAATGCTACTATAGAAGAAAAAATGCAGACCGCCCGTTCGCAGAAAGACAAGGGGCCTTTACAATTTCTTGTTGAGATGGTACCCAGCAATATCTTCCTGTCGTTCAACAACAGCCTCATGCTACAGGTGATATTCTTCGCTATATTTTTTGGTATTACACTCATATCGCTACCCCGCAGTAAGGTGGCAGGCATGATCAACTTTGTTGAAGCAGGCAGCATGATATTCATTAAGATGGTGGATATTGTTATGCGTGGTGCGCCTTATTTCGTATTCGCACTCATGGCCGGCAAGCTCACACAAATGGCCAATGACAATACAGACCGTATCATCAACCTGCTGGGAGCAATAACAACCTATATGGTAGTAGTAATTGCGGGCCTGTGTATCATGGCATTTATCCTCTACCCTTTACTCATAACACGAATTGTAAAAAAGCTGAACTACCGTGGCTTTTTCAAAGCAATGGCGCCTGCACAGTTCCTTGCATTTTCTTCTAGCAGCTCTGCAGCAACACTGCCAGTAACTATGGATTGCGTGCAAAAGAACCTTGGCGTGAAAGAAGAAGTAAGCAGCTTTGTATTGCCCATTGGAGCTACTGTAAACATGGATGGCACCAGCCTGTACCAGGCAGTGGCGGTAGTATTCCTTGCACAACTGCATGGCGTTGACCTGAACCTCACACAACAACTTACCATCGTGATGACTGCTACACTGGCATCTATAGGCACAGCCGCCGTACCCAGTGCAGGGCTTATCATGCTTATCATAGTATTGCAATCTGTAGGATTGAACCCGGCATGGATAGCACTTATATTTCCCGTAGACAGGATACTGGACATGTGCCGCACAGTAGTCAATGTAACTGGCGATGCAACTGTTGCTACTATAGTAGCCAGCACTGAGGGAATGATGGAATATCCACCAAAAGAGGAGTAA